The proteins below are encoded in one region of Clostridium fermenticellae:
- a CDS encoding DUF1659 domain-containing protein — MAAKSTKLSSTLSIVEKTGLNKQGKEILKKVTLGKIAMDAADQDVYDVVKAIGDILTYPVNEIQKVDNTVITNA; from the coding sequence ATGGCAGCAAAGTCAACAAAGCTTTCAAGTACGCTTTCTATTGTAGAAAAGACAGGGCTTAACAAACAGGGTAAAGAGATACTTAAGAAAGTTACACTTGGCAAGATTGCAATGGATGCAGCAGATCAGGATGTATATGATGTAGTAAAAGCTATAGGTGACATACTGACTTATCCTGTAAATGAGATTCAAAAAGTGGACAACACTGTAATTACTAACGCCTAG
- a CDS encoding YvrJ family protein, whose protein sequence is MYDQLVSLISTVGFPIAVSIYLLIRFENKIDLLVKSIEDLREDISAVIKNQEKK, encoded by the coding sequence ATGTATGACCAGCTGGTTAGTTTAATCAGCACCGTGGGGTTCCCAATAGCAGTTAGTATATATTTGCTCATAAGATTTGAAAATAAGATTGACCTTTTAGTCAAATCTATTGAAGATTTAAGAGAAGATATATCAGCCGTTATAAAAAATCAGGAGAAGAAATAG
- a CDS encoding RNA polymerase sigma factor, whose protein sequence is MVTIEELVRKAKSGDKDSMDSIIAKFSCFIIKKACKYKIPSYDFEDLVQHGYLSIIKAVKLYKMGKGSFTTYCTNSIVNNFNALLKGQIKHFREIQDSGILSIQPYDFTLEDEVIAYDEAEKIRLSLNKLQDIEIKIIKSVYMEGRTLKETAEILNIKYRHAIEIKKSALNKLKKCLK, encoded by the coding sequence GTGGTTACCATAGAAGAGCTTGTTAGAAAAGCTAAATCCGGCGACAAAGACTCCATGGATTCTATCATTGCAAAATTCAGCTGCTTCATAATAAAAAAAGCATGTAAATACAAGATCCCTTCCTATGACTTTGAGGACCTAGTACAGCACGGATACCTTTCTATAATAAAAGCAGTAAAACTCTACAAAATGGGAAAAGGCTCCTTTACAACCTACTGCACAAACTCCATAGTAAATAACTTCAATGCCCTTTTGAAAGGCCAGATAAAACATTTTAGAGAAATCCAGGACAGCGGTATACTGTCTATTCAGCCCTATGACTTTACCCTTGAGGATGAAGTTATTGCCTATGATGAAGCAGAAAAAATAAGACTTTCACTTAACAAATTACAGGATATAGAGATAAAAATAATTAAATCCGTGTACATGGAAGGCAGGACACTTAAGGAAACCGCTGAGATACTTAACATAAAATATAGACATGCTATAGAAATAAAAAAATCTGCCCTAAATAAACTGAAAAAATGTCTGAAATAG
- the dmpI gene encoding 4-oxalocrotonate tautomerase DmpI encodes MPYITLEGGKLTKEQKEELIRKLTEVSSEIMHIPSEFFLTTIKELPDENIGIGGKTIDKTKKEYMNKQH; translated from the coding sequence ATGCCATATATAACATTAGAAGGTGGAAAATTAACTAAAGAACAAAAAGAAGAATTAATTAGAAAATTAACAGAAGTTTCATCAGAAATAATGCATATTCCAAGTGAATTTTTCCTTACTACGATTAAAGAATTGCCTGATGAAAATATTGGAATTGGGGGAAAAACAATTGATAAAACAAAAAAAGAATATATGAATAAGCAACATTAA
- a CDS encoding GNAT family N-acetyltransferase, protein MKLTLVPLKAENIAMFKRDMQEAFQYGYETECGPSDELILPEKDIDDSLNANGAEAYQAIVNGEVSGGTVITVDNETYHNHLDFLFVKVGCQGTGVGQALWKAIENLHPETKVWETCTPYFEKRNIHFYVNKRGFHIVEFYNPLHRDPNIPETVGGMPASEGDYFFRFEKI, encoded by the coding sequence ATGAAACTTACATTGGTTCCACTTAAAGCAGAAAACATTGCAATGTTTAAGCGAGACATGCAAGAGGCATTTCAATATGGATACGAAACGGAATGCGGGCCATCCGATGAATTAATTTTACCAGAAAAGGACATAGATGATTCACTCAATGCCAATGGTGCTGAAGCGTATCAGGCAATTGTTAACGGTGAGGTTTCCGGTGGAACAGTCATAACTGTTGATAACGAAACATATCATAATCATTTGGATTTTCTTTTTGTTAAAGTTGGTTGTCAAGGAACTGGCGTTGGACAGGCACTTTGGAAGGCAATAGAAAATTTGCACCCTGAAACAAAGGTATGGGAAACATGTACACCGTATTTTGAAAAAAGAAACATTCATTTCTATGTCAATAAACGTGGTTTTCACATTGTTGAGTTTTATAATCCACTCCACCGAGATCCAAATATTCCAGAGACTGTAGGTGGAATGCCAGCTAGCGAAGGTGATTATTTCTTTAGATTTGAAAAAATATGA
- a CDS encoding endonuclease/exonuclease/phosphatase family protein, whose product MKIIEWNINQRSNWNAQGSIPVWVGDEINELKPEVAIITEFSKTLNWLDDFAYKLFEYNIFTSTNPEGNEVLIAIRKEIRIIAIKELPIQQLSANFLQIDIEYKGMLLTIIGIRIRIDNKKAQLNQLSTYLGSLDAENVVVLGDLNVWYTWASKDKNWSLPQNYKIDGPKFKMNYNDWTSLTKWSFVFEDDTKGPIDFVITKGVTIDKIDYLWDFLSNEEYKGCKDEDKYKGDDSGNPDHAILIAEITCE is encoded by the coding sequence ATGAAAATTATTGAGTGGAATATTAATCAAAGATCTAATTGGAATGCACAAGGTTCTATTCCAGTGTGGGTTGGTGACGAGATAAATGAATTAAAGCCAGAGGTTGCTATAATTACTGAATTTAGCAAGACTCTTAATTGGTTAGATGATTTTGCATACAAATTATTCGAATATAATATTTTCACGAGCACTAATCCGGAAGGAAATGAAGTTCTTATTGCAATAAGAAAAGAAATAAGAATAATTGCAATTAAGGAATTACCTATTCAACAACTATCTGCTAATTTCCTTCAAATTGATATTGAATACAAAGGAATGCTTTTAACCATTATAGGAATTCGTATTAGAATTGATAATAAAAAAGCTCAACTTAATCAACTGAGTACATATTTAGGCAGTCTTGATGCTGAAAATGTTGTTGTGTTAGGTGATCTTAATGTTTGGTATACGTGGGCAAGTAAAGATAAAAACTGGTCACTACCACAAAATTATAAAATAGATGGACCTAAATTTAAAATGAATTATAATGATTGGACATCCCTAACAAAGTGGAGTTTTGTCTTTGAAGATGATACTAAAGGACCTATTGATTTTGTTATTACTAAAGGTGTGACAATAGACAAGATAGACTATTTATGGGACTTCTTAAGCAACGAAGAGTATAAAGGATGCAAAGACGAAGATAAATATAAAGGTGATGATTCAGGAAATCCAGATCATGCTATACTAATTGCAGAGATAACATGTGAATAA
- a CDS encoding DnaD domain-containing protein: protein MWSGVIDCDVIILAVEEALKYNARNINYVDRILQSWRKKGLKTANDVKRYKSIWESRNTEHREKCRQYDFKELERKLLGWGDG, encoded by the coding sequence ATGTGGAGCGGTGTTATAGACTGTGATGTGATTATCCTTGCGGTTGAGGAGGCTTTAAAGTACAATGCCAGGAATATAAACTACGTGGATAGAATACTGCAGAGCTGGAGAAAGAAAGGTTTGAAGACTGCCAATGATGTTAAGAGGTATAAGAGTATATGGGAGTCCAGGAATACTGAACATAGGGAAAAGTGTAGGCAGTATGATTTTAAGGAGCTTGAGAGGAAGCTGCTTGGATGGGGTGATGGATAA
- a CDS encoding helix-turn-helix domain-containing protein, whose translation MIKERLNELPPLITVKEMAQVLRIERSTANEIIYRENFTIIMLKSRRTIIIKDELINWIENNTAKYKFNG comes from the coding sequence ATGATTAAAGAAAGGCTCAATGAACTTCCACCGCTTATAACTGTAAAAGAAATGGCACAGGTACTTAGGATAGAAAGAAGTACTGCTAACGAAATTATTTACAGGGAAAACTTTACTATAATTATGCTTAAATCCAGGAGGACAATAATAATTAAAGATGAATTGATTAACTGGATTGAAAACAATACAGCCAAATACAAATTTAATGGGTAG
- a CDS encoding helix-turn-helix transcriptional regulator: MGVNYKLKSLRIKNNVTERELAYMLHMSISAYSRKEIGSRNFTIGEAGKLARFFNTTIEDIFL; this comes from the coding sequence ATGGGGGTAAATTATAAACTTAAGTCTCTTAGAATTAAAAATAATGTAACTGAAAGGGAACTTGCATATATGCTGCACATGAGTATATCTGCATACAGCCGTAAAGAAATAGGAAGCAGGAATTTCACTATTGGAGAGGCCGGCAAACTTGCTAGATTTTTTAATACTACGATAGAGGACATTTTTTTGTGA
- a CDS encoding DNA-binding protein has protein sequence MEEYKTADMMRHDKKKVMTVSQFMEEYCIGHNKAYELIHCRDFPVVFCGRKALIIRNKVDEWFLGHLGERF, from the coding sequence ATGGAAGAGTATAAAACAGCCGACATGATGAGACATGATAAGAAAAAAGTGATGACAGTATCCCAGTTTATGGAGGAATACTGTATAGGTCATAACAAAGCATATGAGTTAATACACTGTAGAGATTTCCCTGTGGTTTTCTGCGGCAGGAAAGCACTTATCATAAGAAATAAAGTTGATGAATGGTTTTTAGGACATTTAGGTGAGAGATTTTGA
- a CDS encoding helix-turn-helix transcriptional regulator, with amino-acid sequence MLYKLKAKRVEKGIKQVILSKQLGITPQYLGKIEKGEVEPRRDLMKRIAELLGEDVKELFFK; translated from the coding sequence ATGTTGTACAAATTAAAGGCTAAAAGGGTTGAAAAGGGTATAAAGCAGGTAATACTTTCAAAACAACTTGGTATAACACCTCAGTATTTAGGAAAAATAGAAAAAGGCGAAGTTGAACCTAGGAGAGATCTGATGAAAAGGATTGCAGAACTTTTAGGGGAAGATGTGAAGGAACTGTTCTTTAAATAA
- a CDS encoding helix-turn-helix domain-containing protein — protein MEFKDRLKQLRESKGLTQKELADELNKLNTDLSSNSKIYTQTISYWENGRDPSIRMLIKIAQYFDVPTDYLLGKTDSVSIDEINFEYFSKYLSKQNIEKLIKNYPDNMKKAVYFLLSNYTSDIFTNFNNEKKQYEINLDFLYLITKAVDILKSFYDEMENKVLCYNTESSLQNVKYIDSISMDTLKDINKLKALTKIGLDSIVDKLEDLVLLCNDPSTLKLKDEILEYTSTNDLNKNYFSKHLKKAFTDLVNDVLNTSKYAGDNHK, from the coding sequence ATGGAATTTAAAGATAGACTTAAACAGCTCCGTGAGTCTAAAGGTTTAACTCAAAAGGAACTAGCAGATGAATTAAATAAACTCAATACAGACTTAAGTAGTAATTCTAAAATATATACACAGACTATATCTTACTGGGAGAACGGCAGGGACCCATCAATTAGAATGCTTATAAAAATAGCACAGTATTTTGACGTTCCAACAGATTATTTGCTTGGTAAAACTGACTCTGTAAGTATAGATGAAATTAACTTTGAATATTTTTCTAAATATCTTTCAAAGCAAAACATTGAAAAGCTTATAAAAAATTACCCTGACAATATGAAAAAGGCAGTGTATTTTTTGCTATCAAATTATACTTCTGATATTTTCACAAATTTTAATAATGAAAAAAAGCAGTATGAAATAAACCTGGATTTTCTGTATCTCATAACTAAAGCTGTAGATATACTGAAAAGTTTTTATGATGAAATGGAGAATAAAGTTTTATGCTATAACACAGAAAGTTCCCTTCAGAACGTTAAATACATAGATTCTATATCCATGGATACACTTAAAGATATAAATAAACTTAAAGCTCTTACAAAAATAGGTCTTGATTCAATAGTGGATAAACTTGAAGATCTCGTTTTGTTATGCAATGACCCATCTACTCTAAAACTTAAAGATGAAATTTTAGAGTATACAAGTACAAATGACCTTAATAAAAACTATTTTTCAAAACACTTAAAGAAAGCTTTTACAGATTTAGTTAATGATGTACTAAATACATCAAAATACGCAGGTGACAATCACAAATAA
- a CDS encoding DUF4489 domain-containing protein: MNSLTCHDDYDLRKCITDNNRCYQKPECCHKEPSKVILGCGTGGAGPLPIIAIGDLTAPIPVVSTTLDMANLCTPQTRLVFTSQINIPVAAAVTLNFNVFKSCDGGTPQQIGSTFTFSLAVGVVESTSFSFQLCDVGCCQKCCTYSVELAPTTITADAGVTITNATLTALAVESCN; encoded by the coding sequence ATGAATTCATTAACTTGTCATGATGATTATGATCTTAGAAAATGTATAACAGATAATAATAGATGCTATCAAAAGCCAGAATGCTGTCATAAGGAACCTAGTAAGGTTATTTTAGGATGTGGAACTGGTGGAGCAGGTCCGCTTCCAATTATAGCTATAGGTGATCTTACAGCACCTATACCAGTAGTTAGTACTACTTTAGATATGGCTAATTTATGTACTCCTCAGACACGTTTGGTTTTTACTTCTCAAATTAATATTCCAGTTGCAGCAGCTGTTACATTAAATTTCAATGTATTTAAATCTTGTGATGGAGGAACACCACAGCAAATAGGATCAACATTTACTTTTTCACTTGCTGTTGGGGTTGTTGAATCCACATCCTTTAGTTTTCAACTATGTGATGTTGGGTGCTGTCAGAAATGCTGTACCTATTCAGTAGAGTTAGCACCAACTACAATAACAGCTGATGCTGGAGTAACTATAACGAATGCAACACTCACTGCTTTAGCAGTAGAGAGCTGTAATTAA